In one window of Maribacter sp. BPC-D8 DNA:
- a CDS encoding SGNH/GDSL hydrolase family protein, whose product MKNLNSIAILTFCTFLLSTASFAQTENVFTNEVKDITVKYDSIWDSSKETIVFTGSSSVRLWRKLEQEFPNHQIVNSGFGGSQASDLLLFMDELILSYNPKKVFIYEGDNDLWADKSPADVLDTTAEIIRRIKSKNPATEVILIAAKPSISRWKIRGKYKRLNKKMERFTKNDPQLFYVDVWKPMLNKRKLKTDIFIEDGLHMNQKGYDIWYEAMKDLVNQP is encoded by the coding sequence ATGAAAAACTTAAACTCAATTGCAATTCTTACATTTTGCACCTTTTTATTATCAACTGCAAGTTTCGCACAAACAGAAAATGTATTTACAAATGAAGTAAAAGATATCACTGTTAAATACGACAGCATTTGGGACTCCAGCAAAGAAACCATTGTCTTCACTGGTAGTTCTAGTGTACGATTATGGAGAAAGTTAGAACAAGAATTTCCGAACCATCAAATTGTAAATAGTGGTTTTGGCGGCTCGCAAGCATCAGATTTATTGCTATTCATGGATGAATTGATCTTATCCTATAACCCTAAAAAAGTATTTATTTACGAAGGTGATAATGACTTATGGGCAGATAAAAGTCCTGCTGATGTTCTTGATACGACTGCAGAGATCATCCGTCGAATAAAATCTAAAAATCCTGCCACTGAGGTTATATTAATTGCGGCAAAACCAAGCATCAGCAGATGGAAGATTCGAGGAAAATATAAGCGGTTGAATAAAAAAATGGAACGTTTTACTAAAAACGACCCACAATTGTTTTACGTAGATGTTTGGAAACCTATGTTGAACAAACGAAAGCTAAAAACCGATATATTTATTGAAGACGGCCTACATATGAACCAAAAAGGTTACGATATTTGGTATGAAGCCATGAAAGATTTAGTAAACCAACCCTAA
- a CDS encoding family 20 glycosylhydrolase translates to MKTFCIRSLFFASLTLLLIACGEEKKERIAMPTTDLSKASLIPKPLKTIPTNSAFALDQFTAIYTSKDATCFEEVGTFLADKLKDKINLTIPVNTEGANTVERVIYINQSDSTDLAAPEAYQLYINQDSIIINANTAEGAFRGIQTLRQLVPLESNDTLALQKIWPVPSGKITDNPNFAYRGSMLDVARHFFSVDDVKKYIDLLSYYKINMLHLHLSDDQGWRIEIKSWPKLTEVGGSTEVGGESGGFYTQEDYKEIVSYAAERYMTIIPEIDMPGHTNAVSVSYPFLNGNGKTPKLYEGMRVGFSTFDTHKDTVYSFIDDVVREISAITPGPYFHVGGDESHVTKKKDYIYFINKVEKIVQKHGKRMIGWDEVAIADVDSTSISQWWASEENAKKAVDKGMQIIVSPAKKAYLDMEYDTLSKFGLHWAAYIPVDTAYIWSPEEYGIPMENILGVEAPLWSETISNIDELEYLAFPRIIGYSELSWSIKENRDWENYKVRLADQAPFLDRMDVKYYPSKLIDWKKSDYTYEVIKKD, encoded by the coding sequence ATGAAGACCTTTTGTATTCGAAGTCTATTTTTTGCAAGCTTAACACTCTTATTAATCGCTTGTGGCGAAGAGAAGAAAGAACGCATTGCTATGCCAACGACAGATTTATCTAAAGCTAGCTTAATACCTAAGCCTTTAAAAACCATACCAACAAACTCCGCTTTTGCTTTAGATCAATTTACCGCAATTTATACCTCTAAAGATGCTACATGTTTTGAAGAAGTAGGTACTTTTTTAGCAGATAAACTAAAAGATAAAATTAACCTGACCATACCTGTAAATACTGAAGGTGCGAATACTGTAGAACGAGTTATTTACATTAACCAAAGCGATAGCACAGATCTGGCAGCGCCAGAGGCATATCAATTATATATTAATCAAGATTCTATTATCATAAACGCTAACACAGCAGAAGGTGCTTTTAGAGGTATTCAAACCTTGAGACAATTAGTACCATTAGAAAGTAACGATACTTTAGCGTTGCAGAAAATATGGCCTGTACCATCGGGTAAGATAACCGACAACCCAAATTTTGCATATAGAGGTTCTATGTTAGATGTGGCACGACACTTTTTTAGTGTTGATGATGTTAAAAAATATATTGACCTGCTATCATACTATAAAATAAATATGCTTCACCTACACCTTAGTGATGATCAAGGTTGGAGAATTGAAATTAAATCGTGGCCTAAACTTACAGAGGTTGGCGGTAGTACTGAAGTTGGTGGTGAATCTGGCGGATTCTACACTCAAGAAGATTACAAAGAGATTGTAAGTTACGCAGCAGAAAGGTACATGACTATTATACCTGAAATTGATATGCCTGGTCATACTAATGCAGTATCTGTATCTTACCCTTTCTTGAATGGGAACGGAAAAACGCCTAAACTATATGAAGGCATGCGCGTTGGCTTTAGCACCTTTGACACTCATAAGGACACTGTTTATTCTTTTATAGACGATGTGGTTAGAGAGATTTCTGCTATAACTCCCGGTCCATATTTTCACGTTGGTGGCGACGAGAGTCACGTTACTAAAAAGAAAGATTATATATACTTCATTAATAAGGTTGAAAAAATAGTACAGAAGCATGGTAAGCGAATGATCGGTTGGGATGAAGTTGCCATTGCCGATGTAGATTCCACTTCTATTTCCCAATGGTGGGCAAGCGAAGAGAATGCTAAAAAAGCGGTAGATAAAGGAATGCAAATAATCGTTTCTCCAGCTAAGAAGGCATATTTAGATATGGAATATGACACCCTATCTAAATTCGGATTACACTGGGCAGCTTACATACCTGTAGATACCGCATACATTTGGTCACCCGAAGAATATGGCATACCAATGGAAAATATCTTAGGCGTAGAAGCACCACTTTGGTCAGAAACCATAAGTAATATAGACGAGCTTGAATACTTAGCTTTTCCAAGAATTATCGGCTATTCTGAATTAAGCTGGAGTATTAAAGAAAATAGAGATTGGGAAAACTACAAAGTACGATTAGCAGACCAAGCTCCATTTCTTGACAGAATGGATGTGAAGTACTACCCTTCTAAATTAATAGATTGGAAGAAGAGCGACTACACTTACGAGGTCATAAAAAAAGACTAA
- a CDS encoding response regulator has protein sequence MIRILIIEDDEVTNFIAKTNLEKFGYKNITIALNGQLGLDHLKTNACPDIILLDINMPVLDGWDFLDKVNELNLCSDIPVVITTSSFRNDDKLKADGYHNIIEYLEKPINFQHLNTVLATLKSKKVEL, from the coding sequence ATGATACGAATATTAATAATTGAAGACGATGAGGTAACGAATTTTATAGCTAAAACAAATCTCGAGAAATTTGGATATAAAAACATTACTATAGCCTTAAACGGTCAACTAGGACTTGATCATTTAAAAACTAATGCCTGTCCTGACATAATTTTACTGGACATCAATATGCCTGTTTTAGATGGATGGGATTTTCTTGATAAGGTAAACGAATTGAACCTATGTTCAGATATACCTGTTGTTATAACTACATCGTCATTTAGAAATGATGATAAATTAAAGGCAGATGGTTATCATAATATTATAGAGTATTTAGAAAAACCTATAAATTTTCAGCATTTAAATACTGTTCTAGCTACGTTAAAATCGAAAAAAGTTGAGTTGTAA
- a CDS encoding sensor histidine kinase, whose product MIESDFEINCELKSAFFENAYSPFVILDRNMNFVDVNQASVDTIGIEKENFIGKSMLDIFPYLEGTERYDAYKNVLDTGVPFGYDELLFKGEFTEVTFMSRAFKIGDYLGITTLDVTNVIDTVQKLKSTKTSLIEVNENLKKKNQELEDFSYVAAHDLRAPLTNLKSLLRMALETNISPNEVMPIVEKMNVVTKVMCDKITALNMVIATKSNFGAPKIELEFSEVVSKLKASYSKEIIEGRTIIKEDYSACPSINYNKMQLETVLQTLMSNSLKYRHPKRKLSIKIETKEVNGKVQLSFKDNGLGFDQEFSDKIFALFKRLHTHVDGLGVALYIMKIIISENDGAIDVKSQVNKGTEFIVIF is encoded by the coding sequence ATGATTGAAAGTGATTTTGAAATTAATTGTGAATTGAAAAGTGCTTTTTTCGAAAATGCATATTCGCCTTTTGTGATTTTAGACAGAAATATGAATTTTGTTGATGTAAATCAAGCTAGTGTTGATACTATTGGTATTGAGAAAGAGAATTTTATAGGTAAAAGCATGCTAGACATATTCCCTTATTTAGAAGGGACAGAGCGGTACGATGCTTATAAGAATGTTTTAGATACAGGCGTGCCGTTTGGTTATGATGAGTTGTTATTTAAAGGTGAATTTACTGAAGTAACATTTATGTCTAGGGCATTTAAAATTGGAGATTACTTAGGTATTACAACTCTAGATGTAACGAATGTAATTGATACCGTTCAGAAATTAAAAAGCACTAAAACTTCATTAATAGAGGTCAATGAAAATTTAAAAAAGAAGAATCAAGAGTTAGAAGATTTTTCATATGTAGCAGCACATGATTTAAGAGCCCCGCTGACCAATTTAAAGAGTCTATTGCGAATGGCTTTAGAGACTAATATTAGTCCTAATGAAGTTATGCCAATCGTTGAAAAAATGAATGTGGTTACCAAAGTAATGTGCGATAAAATTACAGCCTTAAATATGGTGATTGCTACAAAGTCTAATTTTGGAGCACCTAAAATAGAATTAGAGTTTTCTGAGGTTGTAAGTAAATTAAAAGCTAGTTATTCTAAAGAAATAATAGAAGGTAGAACAATCATAAAAGAAGATTATTCAGCATGCCCTTCGATCAATTATAACAAGATGCAATTAGAGACAGTTCTTCAAACTCTTATGTCGAATTCTCTTAAGTATAGGCACCCTAAAAGAAAACTTAGTATAAAAATTGAAACAAAAGAAGTCAATGGTAAAGTTCAATTATCGTTTAAGGATAATGGACTAGGCTTTGACCAGGAGTTTTCTGATAAAATATTTGCCTTGTTTAAACGTCTACATACTCATGTTGATGGTTTGGGTGTTGCACTGTACATCATGAAAATTATTATTAGTGAAAACGATGGCGCAATTGATGTAAAAAGTCAAGTAAATAAAGGAACAGAGTTTATCGTAATTTTTTAA
- a CDS encoding DUF5606 domain-containing protein has protein sequence MGLEKILSVAGKPGLYKLITQTRTGFVAESLLDGKRITVSLRSSVSVLSEIAIYTLEEEVPLRDVFKKIQEKENGGKTSIGHKEEKIKLEEYFFEVLPDYDEDRVYVSDIKKVIQWYNILTENKITDFSSEEVESEEASEEE, from the coding sequence ATGGGGTTAGAGAAAATTTTATCAGTTGCAGGAAAACCAGGTTTATATAAATTGATTACACAAACCAGAACAGGTTTTGTGGCTGAGTCTTTGTTAGATGGAAAAAGAATAACAGTAAGCTTACGCAGTAGCGTTAGTGTATTGTCTGAAATAGCTATTTATACGCTTGAGGAAGAAGTGCCTTTAAGAGATGTGTTCAAGAAAATACAAGAGAAGGAAAATGGTGGTAAAACATCTATAGGCCATAAAGAAGAGAAAATTAAATTAGAAGAATACTTTTTTGAAGTACTACCTGACTATGATGAAGATCGTGTGTACGTTAGTGATATTAAAAAAGTTATTCAATGGTATAACATTTTAACTGAAAATAAGATTACTGACTTTTCTAGTGAAGAGGTTGAGAGTGAAGAAGCTTCTGAAGAAGAATAG
- the def gene encoding peptide deformylase produces the protein MILPIIAYGDPVLRKVADDIDKDHPKLNDLLANMWETMYNASGVGLAAPQIGLPIRIFLVDTTPFSGDEDLTEEEQKQLDGFKQVFINATIEEETGEEWAFNEGCLSIPDVREDVSRKDTIKITYLDENFKEHEKTFDGLLARVIQHEYDHIEGVLFTDKLSALKKRMLKGRLTNISKGKINVDYRMKFPAMKKGR, from the coding sequence ATGATTTTACCCATTATTGCATACGGTGATCCCGTATTAAGAAAAGTAGCGGATGATATTGATAAAGACCATCCAAAACTGAATGATTTGCTTGCTAACATGTGGGAGACCATGTATAATGCTAGTGGTGTAGGTCTTGCGGCTCCTCAAATAGGATTGCCAATTCGTATATTTTTGGTTGATACGACTCCCTTTTCAGGTGATGAAGATTTAACTGAAGAGGAACAAAAACAGTTAGACGGTTTCAAGCAGGTATTTATTAATGCTACTATTGAAGAAGAAACTGGGGAAGAATGGGCTTTTAACGAAGGTTGCCTTAGTATACCAGATGTTCGTGAAGATGTAAGCAGAAAGGATACCATTAAAATCACTTATTTAGATGAGAATTTTAAAGAGCATGAAAAAACCTTTGATGGCTTATTGGCTCGTGTTATTCAGCACGAATACGATCATATAGAAGGTGTGTTGTTTACCGATAAATTATCTGCACTAAAAAAGAGAATGTTAAAAGGAAGATTAACCAATATTTCTAAAGGAAAGATTAACGTTGACTATCGCATGAAATTTCCTGCGATGAAAAAAGGACGTTAA
- the ruvX gene encoding Holliday junction resolvase RuvX, whose translation MGKILAIDYGEKRIGLAVTDDMKMIAFGLTTVATAEIFEYLSDYISKEKVETIVVGEPKQMDNTASESEVHIAPFLVKLAEKFPTIPIKRHDERFTSKMAFQTMIDSGLKKKQRKNKALIDEISATIILQDFLKTV comes from the coding sequence TTGGGAAAGATTCTTGCAATTGATTACGGAGAAAAACGTATTGGCTTAGCGGTTACTGATGATATGAAAATGATAGCATTCGGATTAACGACTGTTGCCACTGCCGAAATCTTTGAATATTTATCTGATTATATTTCCAAAGAAAAAGTAGAAACCATTGTGGTAGGCGAGCCTAAACAAATGGATAATACCGCATCTGAATCTGAAGTGCATATTGCTCCGTTTTTGGTAAAGTTGGCAGAGAAATTTCCAACCATACCGATTAAAAGACATGATGAGCGTTTTACATCTAAAATGGCTTTTCAGACTATGATAGATAGCGGATTAAAGAAGAAACAAAGAAAAAACAAAGCATTGATTGATGAGATCAGTGCTACTATTATATTACAAGATTTTTTAAAAACAGTATAA
- a CDS encoding 2,3,4,5-tetrahydropyridine-2,6-dicarboxylate N-succinyltransferase, whose product MTELKAQIEKAWDNRDLLKESATQDSIREVINLLDIGKLRCAEPTTDGWQINEWVKKAVVMYFPIQKMETLEAGIFEYHDKMPLKRGYKEKGIRVVPNAVARHGAYIAPGTILMPSYVNIGAYVDEGTMVDTWATVGSCAQIGKNVHLSGGVGIGGVLEPLQASPVIIEDGAFIGSRCIVVEGVRVEKEAVLGANVVLTMSTKIIDVTGETPVETKGVVPARSVVIPGSYTKKFPAGEFQVPCALIIGKRKESTNKKTSLNDALREYDVAV is encoded by the coding sequence ATGACAGAATTAAAAGCACAAATAGAAAAAGCATGGGACAACAGAGACCTTTTAAAGGAATCTGCTACCCAAGATAGCATAAGAGAGGTTATTAACCTTTTAGATATCGGAAAATTAAGATGTGCCGAACCAACTACGGACGGATGGCAAATTAACGAATGGGTAAAGAAAGCAGTAGTTATGTATTTCCCTATTCAGAAAATGGAAACTTTGGAAGCTGGTATTTTTGAGTACCACGATAAAATGCCCTTGAAAAGAGGTTACAAGGAAAAAGGAATTCGTGTTGTACCAAATGCGGTAGCAAGACATGGCGCATATATTGCACCAGGTACTATTTTAATGCCTAGTTATGTAAACATCGGTGCATATGTAGACGAAGGTACTATGGTTGATACTTGGGCAACTGTTGGTAGTTGTGCACAGATCGGCAAAAATGTTCACTTAAGTGGTGGTGTTGGTATTGGTGGCGTTCTTGAACCTTTACAAGCTTCACCAGTTATTATAGAAGACGGTGCCTTTATTGGTTCTCGTTGTATTGTTGTAGAAGGCGTTAGAGTTGAAAAAGAAGCAGTACTTGGAGCCAATGTTGTTTTAACGATGAGTACCAAGATTATCGATGTTACCGGTGAAACTCCCGTAGAAACAAAAGGTGTTGTACCTGCTCGTTCAGTAGTGATACCTGGTAGTTATACCAAGAAATTTCCGGCAGGAGAATTTCAAGTGCCGTGTGCATTAATTATCGGAAAAAGAAAAGAAAGCACAAACAAAAAGACATCATTGAACGATGCACTTAGAGAGTATGATGTTGCGGTTTAA
- a CDS encoding beta-1,6-galactofuranosyltransferase — MDCETVLEKNGFKNLGFKQSNHPSSAIGAVISFFGITKGLFLLPRKSVFCMQYPLSKFFGYITSIVSIKKCTLIIIIHDVKFLMGKSTDLKGEMAKFNKADFIIVHNESMKKWFQENGCTAQLVSLELFDYIHASNKHATLNTPYDVVFAGGLGKEKSEFLYSMDSLNPSNYKLKLYGNGFNAADAERDNSILDYQGVFPPDEVIDEIQGSFGLIWNGNALNECSGDFGKYLLYNNPHKTSLYLLCGLPVIVWKKAAVAKFIEKEQVGITLNSLDELDAILANLDPKDYATMVSNVEKVKTKVASGHYLSQAITKVVELV; from the coding sequence ATGGATTGCGAGACTGTTCTAGAAAAGAACGGATTCAAGAATTTGGGTTTTAAGCAAAGTAATCACCCCAGTTCGGCAATAGGTGCTGTTATCAGCTTTTTCGGAATAACAAAAGGATTGTTTCTACTACCAAGAAAATCAGTTTTCTGTATGCAATATCCGTTAAGCAAGTTTTTTGGATATATAACTAGCATTGTTTCTATAAAGAAATGTACCCTTATCATTATTATACATGATGTGAAGTTTTTAATGGGAAAGTCTACTGATTTGAAAGGTGAGATGGCAAAATTCAATAAAGCCGATTTTATCATCGTTCATAACGAATCTATGAAAAAGTGGTTTCAAGAAAATGGATGTACTGCACAATTGGTAAGCTTAGAATTGTTCGATTATATACATGCAAGTAATAAGCATGCAACACTCAACACACCTTATGATGTAGTTTTTGCTGGCGGATTGGGTAAAGAGAAAAGTGAATTTTTATATAGTATGGACAGTCTAAATCCGTCAAATTATAAACTGAAGTTATATGGTAACGGTTTTAATGCGGCCGATGCTGAAAGAGATAATTCTATTTTAGACTACCAAGGTGTTTTCCCGCCGGACGAGGTAATTGATGAAATACAAGGTTCGTTTGGTTTAATTTGGAACGGTAATGCATTGAATGAATGTTCAGGGGATTTCGGAAAGTATCTGTTATATAATAATCCGCATAAAACATCTTTATATCTCTTGTGTGGACTACCTGTTATTGTTTGGAAAAAAGCTGCAGTTGCCAAATTTATTGAAAAAGAACAGGTTGGTATCACTTTAAATTCTTTAGATGAACTTGATGCTATTTTAGCAAACCTTGACCCAAAAGATTATGCAACTATGGTTTCTAATGTAGAAAAGGTAAAAACCAAAGTTGCCTCTGGTCATTACCTTTCTCAAGCTATTACTAAAGTAGTAGAATTGGTTTAA
- the glf gene encoding UDP-galactopyranose mutase, with amino-acid sequence MMSTKKYDFLIVGAGLYGAVFAHEAKKRGKSCLVVDKREHIGGNTFCKKIEDINVHAYGAHIFHTNDKKIWNYVNDFVPFNRYTNSPVANHKGSLYNLPFNMNTFYQLWGTKTPAEAKSIIDEQSKKYQKKQPQNLEEQALSLVGEDIYFKLIKGYTEKQWGRKATELPAFIIKRLPLRFTFDNNYFNDSYQGIPVGGYNELSGGLLEGIDVQLGVNYFKDKIALDNMAHKTVFTGKIDEYYNYEFGKLEYRGLRFDHKILDIDNYQGNAVINYTEAEIPYTRILEHKHFEFGQQKKTVITKEYPLEASTDSEPYYPINDDKNNNRYLQYKNKAAKDLVIFGGRLAEYKYYDMHQVIGAALAKTKKLFDN; translated from the coding sequence ATGATGTCAACTAAAAAGTATGATTTTCTTATTGTAGGCGCCGGTTTATACGGAGCAGTTTTTGCCCATGAAGCCAAAAAAAGAGGAAAAAGCTGTTTAGTAGTAGATAAAAGAGAACATATTGGTGGAAATACCTTTTGTAAAAAGATAGAGGATATTAATGTGCATGCCTACGGAGCGCATATTTTTCATACCAATGACAAGAAGATTTGGAACTATGTAAATGACTTTGTTCCGTTTAATAGATACACCAATTCACCGGTTGCCAACCATAAAGGTTCATTGTACAATTTACCTTTTAACATGAATACCTTCTATCAACTATGGGGTACTAAGACTCCTGCAGAGGCTAAATCTATCATTGACGAACAAAGTAAGAAATATCAAAAAAAACAACCACAAAATCTCGAAGAGCAAGCACTTTCGCTAGTTGGCGAAGATATTTATTTTAAGCTCATCAAAGGATACACTGAAAAACAGTGGGGAAGAAAAGCCACTGAATTACCTGCATTCATAATTAAACGCCTACCCTTAAGATTCACCTTCGACAATAATTATTTCAACGATAGTTACCAAGGCATACCTGTAGGAGGATATAACGAATTAAGTGGCGGACTCTTAGAAGGTATCGACGTACAGCTAGGTGTCAACTATTTTAAAGATAAAATAGCTCTTGACAACATGGCTCATAAAACTGTTTTTACAGGTAAAATTGACGAATACTACAACTACGAATTTGGTAAATTAGAATATCGTGGGTTACGTTTCGATCATAAAATTTTAGACATAGATAACTACCAAGGTAATGCTGTCATCAATTATACCGAGGCAGAAATACCGTATACAAGAATTTTAGAGCACAAGCATTTTGAGTTCGGGCAACAGAAGAAAACAGTCATTACAAAAGAATATCCGTTAGAAGCTTCAACCGACTCTGAACCGTACTACCCAATCAACGATGACAAGAATAATAACAGGTATTTACAGTATAAGAACAAGGCTGCCAAAGACTTAGTGATTTTTGGTGGTAGGCTAGCAGAATACAAGTATTACGATATGCACCAGGTTATTGGCGCAGCGTTAGCAAAAACTAAAAAACTTTTTGATAATTGA
- a CDS encoding glycosyltransferase family 2 protein, translating to MINKKEQLTALVITYNEIGYIEKCIESVSFADEIIVVDSFSTDGTFEYLKDHPKVKVIQNPFENFTAQKSFALKQATNDWVLFLDADEIVSDALQNEISETVASDTDIAAFWFYRQFMFKNEKLNFSGWQTDKNYRLFRKSKAIFSDCKIVHETLDVDGTSGILKEKLTHYCYKNYEDYKGKMLKYGRLKAIESFYKEKKFSYVMMVLKTGWKFFNHYILRLGILDGKKGFTICYLNSLGVLERYNELKRLEQKNELAYYLVMP from the coding sequence ATGATTAACAAAAAGGAACAACTTACCGCATTAGTAATTACGTATAACGAAATTGGGTACATTGAAAAGTGTATTGAATCAGTTTCTTTTGCCGATGAAATTATTGTAGTTGATTCTTTTAGTACCGACGGTACCTTTGAATATTTAAAGGACCACCCGAAAGTAAAAGTTATTCAAAATCCGTTTGAGAATTTTACCGCTCAAAAATCATTTGCATTAAAACAAGCCACTAATGACTGGGTTTTATTTTTAGATGCTGACGAAATTGTTTCTGATGCTTTACAAAATGAAATTTCAGAGACTGTAGCTAGTGATACTGATATTGCAGCATTTTGGTTTTATCGCCAGTTCATGTTCAAGAATGAAAAATTGAATTTCAGCGGATGGCAAACCGATAAAAACTACAGACTTTTTAGAAAAAGTAAAGCTATATTTTCTGACTGCAAAATTGTTCATGAAACATTAGACGTTGATGGTACTTCTGGTATTCTAAAGGAAAAACTGACTCATTATTGTTACAAGAACTACGAAGATTACAAAGGTAAAATGCTGAAATATGGTCGTTTAAAAGCTATTGAATCTTTTTATAAAGAAAAGAAGTTTAGCTATGTAATGATGGTTTTAAAAACTGGCTGGAAATTTTTCAACCATTACATCTTACGTCTTGGTATACTAGATGGTAAAAAAGGTTTTACAATTTGTTACTTAAATTCACTGGGTGTTTTAGAACGCTATAATGAACTTAAAAGATTAGAACAGAAAAATGAACTTGCGTATTACTTAGTAATGCCGTAA
- a CDS encoding glycosyltransferase family 2 protein, with the protein MEIPKISIIVSTYNAEEWLKKVLWGFEQQIFKDFEVVIADDGSKAPTKELLAEMAKKVHYPIVHVWQEDDGFQKSRILNKAVTACSADYIIMTDGDCIPREDFVQVHYINKEPGYFISGGYYMLPMNISKLITLDDIENQRCFNIQWLKDKGIPQTFKNNKLTAKGFISKILNRVTPTNASWNGHNSSGWKKDIENVNGFDERMQYGGQDRELGERLFNFGLKSKQLRYSAVCVHLDHKRGYKTPESIAKNVGIRNATKKEKSVWTFYGITK; encoded by the coding sequence ATGGAGATTCCTAAAATAAGTATCATCGTTAGTACATATAATGCCGAAGAGTGGCTGAAGAAGGTGCTATGGGGCTTTGAGCAGCAAATATTCAAAGATTTTGAAGTTGTTATTGCTGATGACGGATCTAAGGCACCTACTAAAGAATTATTGGCAGAGATGGCTAAAAAGGTGCATTACCCAATTGTGCATGTTTGGCAAGAAGACGATGGCTTTCAAAAATCTAGAATATTAAATAAAGCGGTAACTGCCTGTTCTGCAGATTATATTATTATGACCGATGGTGATTGTATACCTCGAGAAGATTTTGTTCAGGTGCATTACATTAATAAAGAACCAGGTTATTTTATTTCTGGTGGATATTACATGCTACCCATGAATATTTCTAAACTAATTACTCTTGACGATATAGAAAATCAACGATGCTTCAATATTCAATGGTTGAAGGATAAAGGAATACCACAGACTTTTAAAAATAACAAGCTTACTGCTAAAGGATTTATTTCTAAAATTTTAAATAGGGTTACACCGACCAATGCAAGTTGGAACGGACATAATTCTTCTGGGTGGAAAAAAGATATTGAAAATGTAAACGGCTTCGATGAGCGTATGCAATATGGCGGTCAAGATAGAGAGCTAGGTGAACGTTTGTTCAATTTCGGACTAAAGTCTAAGCAACTACGTTATAGTGCTGTTTGTGTGCATTTAGACCATAAAAGAGGGTATAAAACACCAGAATCTATTGCAAAGAATGTGGGGATAAGAAATGCTACTAAAAAGGAAAAAAGCGTGTGGACGTTTTACGGCATTACTAAGTAA
- a CDS encoding glycosyltransferase family A protein codes for MKLKEIPVSIYNSVKLLALSSKSMITEDKKEIPVIVSLTSIPSRLGTLHLTIRSLLNQDARPKKIILWLHHSLRNEIPKKLTILESDLFEIMYSDLTCSHRKLIHSLKLFPNDIIVTCDDDMLYRPNWLRLLHEEHLSHPKKIIANQTRYIRYNNDGELQSYKSWVFDKNLKFRESAVIPIGAEGVLYPPKSLSEKVTDSTLFLELAPKADDLWFKAMAYLKGTVSLQAKNKAKTPIPIIGSQKQSLKKSNIGGDKNKTQWLALTNYFNITPNNFL; via the coding sequence ATGAAGTTAAAAGAAATTCCTGTATCAATTTACAATTCGGTTAAACTTTTAGCCCTTTCGTCTAAAAGTATGATAACCGAGGACAAGAAAGAAATACCGGTAATTGTTTCTTTAACCTCCATTCCTTCAAGGTTAGGCACCCTTCATTTAACAATAAGAAGTCTCTTAAATCAAGATGCACGACCAAAGAAAATAATTTTATGGTTACATCATTCTTTAAGAAATGAAATACCCAAAAAACTAACTATTTTAGAAAGTGATTTATTTGAAATCATGTATTCTGATTTAACTTGTTCTCACAGAAAACTTATTCATAGCTTAAAATTATTTCCCAATGATATAATTGTTACTTGTGATGATGATATGCTTTATAGACCAAACTGGCTTCGACTATTGCATGAAGAACACCTATCACATCCAAAAAAAATCATAGCTAATCAGACTAGATATATTAGATATAATAATGACGGCGAATTACAATCGTATAAGAGCTGGGTCTTTGATAAAAACCTAAAATTTAGGGAATCTGCCGTAATACCAATTGGTGCCGAGGGTGTTTTATATCCACCAAAATCTCTTTCAGAAAAAGTAACCGATTCAACATTATTTTTAGAATTGGCACCAAAAGCAGATGACTTATGGTTTAAAGCCATGGCTTATTTAAAAGGAACTGTTTCTTTGCAAGCAAAGAACAAAGCTAAAACACCTATACCCATTATTGGGTCACAAAAGCAATCTCTAAAAAAATCGAATATTGGAGGAGATAAGAACAAGACCCAATGGCTAGCTTTAACTAACTACTTCAACATAACACCCAACAATTTTCTTTAA